A genomic region of Chitinimonas arctica contains the following coding sequences:
- a CDS encoding isoaspartyl peptidase/L-asparaginase family protein yields MTNPFAIAIHGGAGTIRRQSLAPAQEAALLAGLNAALDAGLTVLSSGGSALDAVEVAVMVLEDDPLFNAGHGAVFNDQGFIELEAAIMDGRQRNAGSVSGVQRVRNPVRLARAVMERTPHITLGFAAADAYAEQIGLPLADASYFFTQSRWDALQTELARLATGGAAEDASEQTRHGTVGAVALDRSGKLAAATSTGGRTAKMAGRIGDTPIIGAGTWADELLAVSGTGHGETFVRCVAAHEVASRVRYMGQPLADACDEVVFGNLVELGGTGGLIAVDWEGHIAMPFNCEGMYRAAVDASGIRTVAIYR; encoded by the coding sequence ATGACTAATCCGTTTGCCATCGCCATACATGGCGGCGCCGGCACCATCCGCCGGCAATCCCTCGCCCCCGCACAGGAGGCTGCCCTGCTTGCCGGCCTTAACGCCGCGCTGGACGCCGGACTGACCGTGCTGAGCAGCGGCGGCAGCGCCCTCGATGCGGTCGAGGTAGCGGTGATGGTCTTGGAGGATGACCCCTTGTTCAACGCCGGCCACGGCGCGGTTTTCAATGATCAGGGCTTTATCGAACTGGAAGCGGCCATCATGGATGGCAGGCAGCGCAATGCCGGTTCGGTCAGCGGCGTGCAACGGGTGCGCAATCCGGTTCGGCTGGCCCGCGCCGTGATGGAACGCACACCGCATATCACCCTGGGTTTTGCCGCCGCCGATGCCTATGCCGAGCAGATCGGGCTGCCTTTAGCCGATGCCAGCTATTTTTTTACGCAATCGCGCTGGGACGCCCTGCAAACCGAATTGGCCCGCCTGGCCACGGGCGGCGCAGCCGAGGACGCCTCGGAGCAGACCAGGCACGGCACGGTGGGCGCAGTCGCGCTGGACCGCAGCGGTAAACTGGCGGCCGCCACCTCGACCGGCGGACGCACCGCCAAGATGGCCGGCCGGATAGGCGATACCCCCATCATCGGCGCCGGCACCTGGGCGGACGAACTGCTGGCGGTCTCGGGCACCGGCCACGGCGAAACCTTCGTCCGCTGCGTTGCCGCCCATGAGGTGGCCAGCCGGGTCCGCTATATGGGCCAGCCATTGGCGGACGCCTGCGACGAAGTGGTGTTCGGCAACCTGGTGGAACTGGGCGGCACCGGCGGACTGATCGCGGTGGACTGGGAAGGCCATATCGCCATGCCCTTCAATTGCGAAGGCATGTACCGCGCCGCCGTGGACGCCAGTGGTATCCGAACGGTGGCTATTTACCGCTAA
- a CDS encoding lysophospholipid acyltransferase family protein produces the protein MIALLRFAWRLLAILDFLLFTPVLLLLALPPRRMVARLYPPLFHAWCRAFVRALGVELRLHQHYLGSLPSRYILVANHPSAFEDIGIPALFPVRSLAKAEVADWWLVGRVAVAADTLFVRRDSADSRKAATQALIAAARGGSCLALYPEGGCKGRRLGGRFFNGAFIASFESGLPILPVFLHYQAQESFEWADQHLLQKLWQIAMARNPRADYHVFEPIVPANFDSPEAMKEYVHRLYLGWQKRFLE, from the coding sequence ATGATCGCCCTGCTCCGCTTCGCCTGGCGCCTGCTGGCCATCCTGGATTTCCTGCTGTTCACACCCGTACTGCTGCTATTGGCATTGCCGCCGCGCCGCATGGTAGCCAGGCTTTACCCGCCGCTGTTCCATGCCTGGTGCCGAGCCTTCGTGCGGGCGCTGGGGGTGGAACTGCGCCTGCACCAGCATTATCTAGGCAGCTTGCCGTCGCGCTATATCCTGGTGGCCAACCATCCTTCCGCCTTCGAGGATATCGGCATCCCCGCCCTTTTTCCGGTCCGCTCGCTGGCCAAGGCCGAGGTGGCGGATTGGTGGCTGGTGGGCCGGGTAGCCGTGGCGGCCGATACCTTGTTCGTCCGCCGCGACTCAGCCGATTCACGCAAGGCCGCCACCCAGGCATTGATCGCCGCGGCGCGCGGCGGCAGTTGTCTGGCCCTCTATCCCGAGGGCGGCTGCAAGGGCAGGCGGCTGGGTGGCCGGTTTTTCAACGGCGCCTTTATCGCCAGCTTCGAAAGCGGCCTGCCCATCCTGCCGGTGTTTCTCCATTACCAGGCCCAGGAAAGCTTCGAGTGGGCCGACCAGCACCTATTGCAGAAGCTGTGGCAAATCGCCATGGCACGCAATCCCCGCGCCGACTACCATGTATTCGAACCCATCGTTCCCGCCAATTTCGATTCACCCGAAGCGATGAAGGAATATGTCCATCGCCTCTATCTAGGCTGGCAAAAGCGTTTTCTGGAATGA
- a CDS encoding flagellar motor protein, with amino-acid sequence MDRLSLIGISLGLIAIVGGQVLEGGRIASLLQLTAFLIVLGGTIGAVMLQSNAASFIGGIKMLRWVVLPPSIELEPCVKFLVAWSNTARRGGLLALETPLMNEKDPFVKRALQMLVDGAEPEAIRHTMELEISAYEEKHRAAAKIWDAAGGYAPTIGILGAVMGLIHVMENLTDPSKLGSGIAVAFVATIYGVGSANLFFLPIGNKLKQVIASEVKRRELLTEGLVAIAHGENPRIIESKLRGFFA; translated from the coding sequence ATGGACAGATTGAGCCTGATCGGAATTTCACTCGGCCTTATCGCGATAGTCGGCGGCCAGGTACTCGAAGGCGGCCGCATCGCCTCGCTGTTGCAATTGACCGCTTTTCTGATCGTCCTCGGCGGCACCATCGGTGCGGTGATGTTGCAAAGCAACGCCGCCAGCTTTATCGGTGGCATCAAGATGTTGCGCTGGGTCGTGTTGCCGCCGTCCATCGAGCTGGAACCCTGCGTGAAATTCCTGGTGGCCTGGAGCAATACCGCGCGCCGGGGCGGTTTGCTGGCGCTGGAAACGCCGCTGATGAACGAGAAGGATCCGTTCGTGAAGCGCGCCTTGCAGATGTTGGTGGACGGCGCCGAACCCGAGGCGATACGCCACACCATGGAGCTGGAGATCAGCGCCTACGAAGAGAAGCACCGGGCAGCCGCCAAGATCTGGGATGCCGCCGGCGGCTACGCGCCGACCATAGGGATCCTCGGCGCGGTCATGGGCCTGATCCATGTGATGGAAAACCTGACCGATCCATCCAAGCTGGGCTCCGGCATCGCCGTGGCCTTCGTCGCCACCATCTACGGGGTGGGCTCGGCCAATCTATTCTTCCTGCCGATCGGCAACAAGCTCAAGCAAGTGATCGCCAGCGAGGTCAAGCGGCGCGAGCTGCTGACCGAAGGCCTGGTCGCGATCGCGCATGGCGAAAATCCGCGCATCATCGAAAGCAAACTACGCGGCTTCTTCGCCTGA
- a CDS encoding RNA polymerase sigma factor FliA — protein MTSSRAIGAYAKHASDPVDERVKQFAPLVKKLAYHMVARLPASVEVDDLIQAGLIGLMEAARNFDPLAGAQFETFATQRIRGAMLDELREADWLPRQLRRSMRDIEAALVKLQHKLGRAPSETEVAEAMNLSLPEYQEMLGDCRGHQLIYYDDFDGEDEGRNALDSMAADHGSNPLDKIDDADFRRVLVEGIALLPEREKLVMSLYYEQELNLKEIGAVLNVTESRVSQLHSQAVARLRAKLSDWTRK, from the coding sequence ATGACTTCCTCCCGTGCCATCGGTGCCTACGCCAAACACGCTTCCGACCCGGTGGACGAGCGTGTCAAGCAGTTCGCCCCCCTGGTCAAGAAGCTTGCCTACCATATGGTGGCCAGGCTGCCCGCCAGCGTGGAAGTGGACGATCTGATCCAGGCCGGCCTGATCGGCCTGATGGAGGCTGCCCGCAATTTCGACCCGCTGGCCGGCGCGCAATTCGAGACCTTCGCCACCCAGCGGATACGCGGCGCGATGCTGGACGAACTGCGCGAGGCCGACTGGCTGCCCCGCCAGCTACGCCGCTCCATGCGCGATATCGAGGCCGCCCTGGTCAAGCTGCAGCACAAGCTGGGCCGCGCCCCAAGCGAAACCGAAGTGGCCGAAGCCATGAACCTGTCGCTGCCCGAATACCAGGAGATGCTGGGCGATTGCCGGGGCCACCAGCTGATCTACTACGACGATTTCGATGGCGAGGACGAGGGCCGCAATGCGCTGGACAGCATGGCGGCCGACCACGGCAGCAACCCGCTGGACAAGATCGACGATGCCGACTTTCGCCGCGTGCTGGTGGAGGGCATCGCGCTGCTACCGGAACGGGAGAAGCTGGTGATGTCGCTATATTACGAACAGGAACTGAACCTGAAGGAAATCGGCGCCGTGCTGAATGTCACCGAGTCGCGGGTTTCGCAATTGCATAGCCAGGCCGTTGCGCGACTGCGCGCCAAGCTGAGCGATTGGACCAGGAAGTAA
- a CDS encoding MinD/ParA family ATP-binding protein translates to MDRLNNLVPTVHNDQAASLRRLVGGPGGRAIALSGGSGTGVTTLTLNLAAAIAAADQRVLLLDEDDSRHSAVNRLQLRQRFAFEHVAGREIRLDELLLAAPGFDLMPIKLPSALASHLPPGRAGQLADEYDSLIARIDWVLVDARPVSDDSAPGLALSADEVIVVITPSGESITAAYATIKRLHTEYGRRDFRLLANRVRTLDTAMALFKRVKEVAGRYLDVKMKLVGFVPEDEQLARADKLGQPVAHAFPHSEASVAFAQLASAMRRWPRQPHSTDRENLLYRALDVCRRLGARS, encoded by the coding sequence ATGGATAGATTGAACAATCTTGTCCCCACGGTCCACAACGACCAGGCGGCCAGCCTAAGGCGCCTGGTAGGCGGCCCGGGCGGGCGGGCCATCGCCCTGAGCGGCGGCAGCGGCACCGGCGTGACCACGCTGACGCTCAACCTGGCCGCGGCCATCGCCGCCGCCGACCAACGGGTGCTGCTGCTGGACGAGGACGACAGCCGCCATAGCGCGGTGAACCGCCTGCAACTACGCCAGCGCTTCGCCTTCGAGCACGTCGCCGGACGCGAAATCCGGCTGGACGAACTCTTGCTGGCCGCGCCCGGCTTCGACCTGATGCCGATCAAGCTGCCCAGCGCCCTGGCCAGCCATCTGCCGCCCGGCCGAGCCGGCCAATTAGCCGACGAATACGACTCGCTGATCGCGCGTATCGACTGGGTACTGGTCGATGCACGGCCGGTGTCCGACGACAGTGCACCGGGGCTGGCCTTGTCGGCCGATGAGGTCATCGTGGTCATCACCCCGTCCGGCGAATCCATTACCGCCGCCTACGCCACCATCAAGCGCCTGCATACCGAATATGGCCGCCGCGACTTTCGGCTGCTGGCCAACCGGGTACGCACCCTGGATACCGCCATGGCCCTGTTCAAGCGGGTCAAGGAAGTGGCCGGCCGCTATCTGGACGTCAAGATGAAGCTGGTGGGTTTTGTGCCGGAAGACGAGCAATTGGCGCGCGCCGACAAGCTGGGCCAGCCGGTGGCCCATGCCTTCCCCCATAGCGAGGCCAGCGTCGCCTTCGCGCAACTCGCCAGCGCCATGCGGCGCTGGCCCCGCCAGCCTCATAGCACCGATAGGGAAAACCTGCTGTATCGGGCCCTGGACGTCTGCCGCCGGCTGGGCGCGCGCTCCTGA
- the flhF gene encoding flagellar biosynthesis protein FlhF — protein MVVRKFHGASTRDVLKQVRDELGPDALILSNRQLPDGHIEIMAVADTEVANLTSDSLASKGKPRPPVSIPRTPAVANRLVQRTYALPPELDEDDEPTLSDIRQAPRPRAAAVPLPTMLAVPQLGPEVLADDQALPVNHFTPRYRYEPPELDLTQASPAGPRVEPTLDTSELPPPAPEPVAMTPSEPPPPVIAPAPELGEQGKQIASISHDVEDISSEIKLLRGLLEGQLAGLAWHELKRHAPERLEVLRRLLSVGFSPALSRQIVERMPNGYSTERGMKWARTALQHNLPTVGAGADIVEAGGVYALVGPTGVGKTTTVAKLAARATLKHGAAKVALISTDGYRIGAQDQLRIYGKILGIPVYAVTDETDLAQTLADLRNRHLVLIDTVGMGQRDQRVVEQIALLAGQSTPVKRLLLLSANAQGTTLDDVVRRYHGDGLAGCIFTKTDEAFSLGSGLDVIVRYKLPLYYITNGQRVPEDLHVASGLYLVDRVFKTPPEAPAYRLKNEEYPLFLGAQQPSLDFTWRETAP, from the coding sequence ATGGTTGTCAGAAAATTTCATGGGGCCAGCACGCGGGACGTGCTGAAGCAGGTAAGGGACGAGCTGGGGCCGGATGCGCTTATCCTGTCCAATCGCCAGCTGCCTGACGGTCATATCGAGATCATGGCGGTGGCCGATACGGAGGTTGCCAACCTGACCAGCGATAGCCTGGCGAGCAAGGGCAAACCACGTCCGCCGGTGAGCATCCCACGCACGCCGGCGGTGGCCAACCGGCTGGTCCAACGCACCTATGCCCTACCGCCCGAGCTGGACGAGGACGACGAACCCACCCTGTCCGACATCCGCCAGGCGCCACGGCCGCGAGCGGCCGCCGTCCCGCTGCCCACCATGCTGGCCGTGCCGCAGCTCGGTCCGGAAGTGCTGGCCGACGACCAGGCCCTGCCGGTCAACCATTTCACCCCACGCTACCGCTACGAGCCGCCGGAACTGGACCTGACCCAGGCAAGCCCGGCCGGTCCGCGCGTCGAACCGACCCTGGATACCAGCGAACTGCCGCCGCCCGCCCCCGAGCCGGTAGCCATGACACCCAGCGAGCCGCCTCCACCCGTCATCGCGCCCGCTCCCGAACTCGGCGAGCAAGGCAAGCAGATCGCCAGCATCAGCCACGATGTCGAGGATATCTCCAGCGAGATCAAGCTGCTGCGCGGCCTGCTGGAAGGCCAGCTGGCCGGCCTGGCCTGGCATGAACTGAAGCGCCATGCGCCGGAGCGCCTGGAAGTATTGCGGCGGCTGCTGAGCGTGGGTTTCAGCCCCGCCTTGAGCCGCCAGATCGTCGAACGCATGCCCAACGGCTACAGCACCGAGCGCGGCATGAAATGGGCCCGTACCGCCCTTCAGCACAACCTGCCCACGGTGGGCGCCGGCGCCGATATCGTCGAGGCGGGCGGCGTCTATGCCCTGGTCGGCCCCACCGGAGTGGGCAAGACCACCACGGTCGCCAAGCTGGCCGCCCGCGCCACGCTCAAGCACGGCGCGGCCAAGGTGGCGCTGATCAGCACCGATGGCTACCGTATCGGCGCGCAGGACCAGTTGCGCATCTACGGCAAGATCCTGGGCATCCCCGTCTATGCCGTCACCGACGAAACCGACCTGGCCCAGACCCTGGCCGACCTGCGTAATCGCCATCTGGTCTTGATCGACACCGTCGGCATGGGGCAGCGCGACCAGCGGGTGGTCGAACAGATCGCCCTGCTCGCCGGCCAAAGCACGCCGGTCAAGCGCCTGCTGCTGCTCAGCGCCAATGCACAAGGCACCACCCTGGACGACGTGGTACGGCGCTACCATGGCGACGGCCTGGCCGGCTGCATCTTCACCAAGACCGACGAGGCCTTTTCATTGGGCAGCGGCCTGGATGTGATCGTGCGCTACAAGCTGCCTTTGTACTACATCACCAATGGCCAGCGCGTCCCCGAGGACCTGCATGTAGCCAGCGGGCTGTACCTGGTGGACCGGGTGTTCAAGACTCCGCCGGAAGCGCCGGCCTACCGGCTGAAAAACGAGGAATACCCGCTCTTCCTTGGCGCCCAGCAGCCCTCGCTGGACTTCACCTGGCGCGAGACCGCCCCTTGA
- the flhA gene encoding flagellar biosynthesis protein FlhA — MFARLNLSSLAGPILVLMVLSLFILPLPAFALDLFFTFNIAVSIIVLMVAINTKEPLDFSAFPVVLLMTTLLRLALNVASTRVILTNGHQGEAAAGKVIEAFGHFLIGGNVAIGIVVFVILTIINFVVITKGAGRIAEVSARFTLDAMPGKQMAIDADLNAGLIGEDDARKRRRMIAQEADFFGSMDGASKFVRGDAVAGLLIIVINLVAGMIVGMISHDMPFALAGKTYTLLSIGDGLVAQIPALIISTAAGLVVSRVGDDTNLSDQLLGQLFSKPTTLYVTAAVIGIFGLIPNMPHIAFLLMGAALAGLARWLELRAADEEQVVPRQQEAAAQQAQQAQEAQAQEVGWHDVAAVDPVGLEVGYRIIPLVDRNQDGELLRRIRGIRKKIAQDLGFLVPPIHIRDNLELKPNAYRIQLKGVDVGDGEAFLGQFLAINPGRVMGALPGTPTTDPTFGLPAIWIDAPLKEQAQSLGYTVVDASTVVATHISNLLQSHASELLGREEVQQLLDHLAKESPKLVEDIVPKLVPINILQKVLQNLLDESMHIRDMRTILETLSEHITKTMDVDELTSAVRVALGRAIVHQLFPGENELQVIALDPGLEQVLLQASQGKGGGLEPGLAETLLQQAGQLTEQMENQGLNSVLITPAQLRPLLSRFLRRSVPQFRVLAHSEIPDNKTIRIVGVLGGRATAPA, encoded by the coding sequence ATGTTTGCTCGTCTCAATCTTTCGTCGCTGGCCGGCCCCATCCTCGTCCTGATGGTGTTGAGCCTGTTTATCCTGCCCCTGCCGGCGTTCGCGCTCGATCTGTTCTTCACCTTCAATATCGCGGTCTCCATCATCGTGCTGATGGTCGCCATCAACACCAAGGAACCGCTGGATTTCTCGGCCTTTCCGGTGGTGCTGCTGATGACCACCCTGCTGCGCCTGGCGCTGAACGTCGCCTCCACCCGCGTGATCCTGACCAATGGCCACCAGGGCGAAGCGGCGGCCGGCAAGGTGATCGAAGCGTTCGGCCACTTCCTGATCGGCGGCAACGTCGCCATCGGTATCGTGGTGTTCGTGATCCTGACCATCATCAACTTCGTCGTGATCACCAAGGGCGCCGGGCGGATCGCCGAAGTGAGCGCCCGCTTCACCCTCGATGCCATGCCGGGCAAGCAGATGGCCATCGACGCCGACCTCAACGCCGGCCTGATCGGCGAAGACGATGCCCGCAAGCGGCGCCGCATGATCGCGCAGGAAGCCGACTTCTTCGGCTCCATGGATGGTGCTTCCAAATTCGTGCGCGGCGACGCGGTGGCCGGTTTGTTGATCATCGTGATCAATCTGGTGGCCGGCATGATCGTCGGCATGATCTCGCACGATATGCCGTTCGCACTGGCCGGCAAGACTTATACCCTGCTGTCCATCGGCGATGGCCTGGTGGCGCAGATCCCGGCCCTGATCATTTCCACTGCCGCCGGCCTGGTGGTGTCGCGCGTCGGCGACGACACCAATCTGTCGGATCAATTGCTGGGCCAGCTGTTCTCCAAACCCACCACCCTGTATGTGACCGCCGCCGTGATCGGCATCTTCGGCCTGATCCCGAACATGCCCCATATCGCTTTCCTGCTGATGGGCGCCGCGCTGGCCGGACTGGCGCGCTGGCTGGAGCTGCGCGCCGCCGACGAGGAACAGGTGGTGCCCAGACAGCAGGAAGCGGCCGCCCAACAGGCTCAGCAAGCGCAGGAAGCGCAGGCCCAGGAAGTGGGTTGGCACGATGTGGCGGCGGTCGATCCGGTGGGCCTGGAGGTGGGTTATCGCATCATCCCGCTGGTGGACCGCAACCAGGACGGCGAACTACTGCGCCGTATTCGCGGCATCCGCAAAAAGATCGCGCAGGATCTGGGCTTCCTGGTTCCACCCATTCATATCCGCGACAATCTGGAATTGAAGCCCAACGCCTATCGCATCCAGCTCAAGGGCGTGGACGTGGGCGACGGCGAAGCCTTTCTCGGCCAGTTCCTGGCCATCAATCCGGGCCGCGTGATGGGCGCCCTGCCCGGCACCCCCACCACCGACCCCACCTTCGGCCTGCCGGCGATCTGGATCGATGCGCCGCTGAAGGAGCAGGCCCAGTCGCTGGGTTACACCGTGGTGGACGCCAGCACGGTGGTGGCCACCCATATCTCCAACCTCCTGCAGAGCCATGCCTCCGAGCTGCTGGGTCGCGAGGAAGTACAGCAGTTGCTCGACCACCTGGCCAAGGAATCGCCCAAGCTCGTCGAGGACATCGTACCCAAGCTGGTACCGATCAACATTCTGCAAAAGGTCTTGCAGAACCTGCTGGACGAGAGCATGCATATCCGCGATATGCGCACCATCCTGGAAACGCTGTCCGAACATATCACCAAGACCATGGACGTGGACGAGCTGACTTCGGCGGTGCGGGTCGCGCTGGGGCGTGCCATCGTCCACCAGCTGTTCCCCGGCGAGAACGAGTTGCAGGTTATCGCCCTCGACCCGGGCCTGGAGCAGGTCCTGTTGCAGGCCAGCCAGGGCAAGGGCGGCGGATTGGAACCCGGCCTGGCGGAAACCCTCTTGCAGCAGGCCGGCCAATTGACGGAGCAGATGGAGAACCAGGGCTTGAACAGCGTGCTGATCACACCGGCGCAATTGCGTCCGCTGCTCAGCCGCTTCCTGCGCCGGTCGGTGCCGCAGTTCCGGGTGCTGGCGCATAGCGAGATCCCGGACAACAAAACCATACGAATAGTCGGCGTGCTGGGAGGACGGGCAACCGCCCCCGCATGA
- the flhB gene encoding flagellar biosynthesis protein FlhB yields the protein MAEDSDLERTEDPSPRRLEEARAKGQVARSTELVTFSVLMTGVVALISMGGGMLDALKRIMVLNLHFDRAVLGDGEALLRHFSQACFDALLAILPFLASTALAAILASIVLSGWLFTLDAVAPKFGKLDPIAGIGRIFSVRSLVDMFKAILKASLIGGVAVSTIWSEKNEVLQLIAMSPFESLGYLFQLVKFTLLMVVGSMIVIVLIDVPFQLWDYKRNLRMSKEEVKQESKESDGDPQVKAKIRQLQMQAARQRMMADIPKANVVITNPTHYAVALLYDEKQMKAPRVIAKGSFLLAERIIELGREHKVPILRTPPLARALYHHADLGEDIPTPLYNAVAEVLAYIMQLNHFQRHGGHAPSLAADLPVPAELDPGG from the coding sequence ATGGCCGAAGACAGTGACCTGGAACGTACGGAAGACCCCAGTCCCAGACGACTGGAGGAAGCCCGCGCCAAGGGGCAGGTTGCCCGCTCAACCGAATTGGTGACTTTTTCGGTGCTGATGACGGGCGTGGTGGCCTTGATCAGCATGGGCGGCGGCATGCTGGATGCGCTCAAGCGCATCATGGTGCTTAACCTGCATTTCGACCGGGCCGTGCTCGGCGACGGCGAAGCCTTGCTGCGGCACTTCTCGCAGGCCTGCTTCGACGCCCTGCTTGCCATCCTGCCCTTTCTCGCCTCCACCGCGCTGGCCGCTATCCTGGCCTCCATCGTGCTGTCGGGTTGGCTGTTCACCCTGGATGCCGTCGCACCGAAATTCGGCAAGCTCGATCCCATCGCCGGCATCGGCCGCATCTTCTCGGTCCGTAGCCTGGTCGATATGTTCAAGGCCATCCTCAAGGCCTCGCTGATCGGCGGCGTGGCGGTCAGCACCATCTGGTCGGAGAAGAACGAAGTCCTGCAGTTGATTGCCATGTCGCCGTTCGAAAGCCTTGGCTACCTGTTCCAGCTGGTCAAGTTCACCTTGCTGATGGTGGTCGGCTCAATGATCGTGATCGTACTGATCGATGTGCCGTTTCAACTATGGGACTACAAGCGCAATCTGCGCATGAGCAAGGAAGAGGTCAAGCAGGAGTCGAAGGAATCGGACGGCGATCCCCAGGTCAAGGCCAAGATCCGCCAGTTGCAGATGCAGGCGGCCAGACAGCGCATGATGGCCGATATTCCCAAGGCGAACGTCGTGATCACCAACCCGACCCACTATGCGGTCGCCCTGCTTTACGACGAAAAGCAGATGAAAGCCCCGCGCGTCATCGCCAAAGGCTCCTTCCTGCTGGCCGAGCGCATCATCGAGCTGGGACGCGAGCACAAGGTTCCCATCCTGCGTACTCCGCCGCTGGCCCGCGCGCTCTACCACCATGCCGACCTGGGCGAGGATATCCCTACGCCGCTCTACAATGCCGTCGCCGAAGTGCTGGCTTACATCATGCAGCTGAACCATTTCCAGCGCCACGGCGGCCACGCCCCCAGCCTGGCGGCCGACTTGCCGGTCCCGGCCGAGCTGGACCCTGGTGGATAG
- a CDS encoding GGDEF domain-containing protein, translating to MADTESLYKRKVYLLAQTFFIKDNRDELLLCAHKYDFDIQFFDQMAEFVHTAVQADPEDLFVVDLDVLYNMQLDNNRTMFLGDLLKRLPEQHHYVYLQTEKQSGRFLLQKMLVDNNCLAYAEKPIANDVLVDKLFNLFAQRKRDETSQVLYLGDQVRFDTRLLAQQQVEIIHHPDVQTLHLLVKQTQPDVVVIEDSHYLRTEVIARVLKKNIEVDPSMEIIMLQARPDPTLARRAIESGFDELMLVKDTDVLTWQLLNRIGKIRVNKNLISKDRATGLLNKIGFKKRAQDVIRRAGREEVPLALAVIDIDKFKTINDTWGHYFGDIVIKRLSLVVGSHMLEHDLLSRFGGEEFVMLLWNCLPAAAQERVNKMRLAFGEIAFEVSQQETRHFSFSGGLAAYPDFKTENELFLHADAQLYEAKQGGRNRICG from the coding sequence ATGGCGGATACAGAATCACTTTATAAACGGAAGGTCTACCTGCTGGCCCAGACCTTCTTTATCAAGGACAACCGCGACGAGCTGTTGCTGTGCGCGCACAAATACGACTTCGACATTCAATTCTTCGACCAGATGGCCGAATTCGTCCATACGGCGGTGCAGGCCGATCCGGAAGACCTGTTCGTGGTCGATCTCGACGTCCTCTACAATATGCAGCTGGACAACAACCGCACCATGTTCCTGGGCGACCTGCTCAAGCGCCTGCCGGAACAGCACCATTACGTCTACCTGCAGACCGAGAAGCAGAGCGGCCGCTTCCTGCTGCAAAAGATGCTGGTGGACAACAACTGCCTGGCCTATGCGGAAAAGCCCATCGCCAACGATGTGCTGGTGGACAAGCTGTTCAATCTATTTGCCCAGCGCAAGCGCGACGAAACCAGCCAGGTGCTCTACCTGGGGGACCAGGTCCGCTTCGACACCCGCTTGCTGGCGCAGCAACAGGTGGAAATCATCCACCATCCCGATGTGCAGACCTTGCACCTGCTGGTCAAGCAAACCCAGCCCGATGTGGTGGTGATCGAGGATAGCCATTACCTGCGCACGGAAGTCATTGCCCGGGTGCTGAAAAAGAATATCGAGGTGGACCCCAGCATGGAAATCATCATGCTGCAGGCGCGCCCCGACCCCACCCTCGCACGGCGCGCCATTGAAAGCGGCTTCGACGAGCTGATGCTGGTGAAGGACACCGACGTGCTGACCTGGCAGCTGCTCAACCGCATCGGCAAGATCCGCGTGAACAAGAACCTGATCAGCAAGGACCGGGCCACCGGGCTCCTGAACAAGATTGGCTTCAAGAAGCGCGCCCAGGACGTGATCCGCCGGGCCGGCCGCGAAGAGGTACCGCTGGCCCTGGCCGTGATCGATATCGACAAGTTCAAGACCATCAACGATACCTGGGGCCACTATTTCGGCGATATCGTGATCAAGCGGCTTTCGCTGGTGGTGGGCTCGCATATGCTGGAACACGACCTGCTCAGCCGCTTCGGCGGCGAGGAGTTCGTGATGCTGCTGTGGAACTGCCTGCCCGCCGCCGCGCAGGAACGCGTCAACAAGATGCGGCTGGCATTCGGTGAAATCGCCTTCGAAGTCAGCCAGCAAGAAACCCGGCACTTCTCGTTCAGCGGCGGCCTGGCGGCTTATCCGGACTTCAAGACCGAAAACGAATTGTTCCTGCATGCGGATGCGCAGTTGTATGAAGCCAAGCAAGGAGGACGCAACCGGATCTGTGGATAA